ATTATTGATTGAACAATTAGCTTGTTTAGTtctgctgttttttttttttgggtttaaaattgaattacttGTGTGTTAAGTTTTCTGTTGTAATTTTTTGATCAGGACATGTggattatttgtatttttttttttcaacttgtGAACGTATACTTCTAAACACTACTTGTGATAtggaaatcaaattgaattagttTTCAGCGAAATTTGATACCGTAGTTGCGGcggactttttatttttattttttctttacatTGTATGATGAAGAATGAGCATTCTAGCATATCCTTAATTTTGCAGATCTCGAGACAAAATTCCTTAATGATTATTTGCTGGTTCGACTTTTGTTATCTGGACAAATTCGAATATGTAATTCATATTGAAATACTgttacatacatataaaacaaagAATTGAGATATTGTTCTGTTTCTGTaagaaaatgcatgtttggccgCATACAGATTCTCGAGGATGGAAAAAGGAGCGCCTATAACATGTTCAAGTTATGCATAAAAAAAGGCTAAGACACGACATTTTAGTACTTGCAGTTATGCAAATGCTTTATAAACGTTTCAATATTGCACAATTTGCTAAAGCTTTCCAACCAACGAAGAATAGGATTCTCAAGTGAAGATGACAAAACGAGAAAGGGCAGAAGGGGATTTCAAAATCTCGTCACTTTAAGAAGACTTGGGCCCGAATATCTCCAGTAGAGAAAACCAGGTTCCGGCGACTGCAACCACCACCCCAAAAACTACAATGGCCGAATCAATAACCAAACCACTCCAATCCAACTCTTCCTTGAACACCATCAAGTGAAACAAAGCAGGCAACACAAACGCAAGAGTGCAACACACACTGCTCCCCACCAGAGACAAGAAATCTGCAAAATTGGGTATTGACATTGCCACCATGGTCACTGCAAAAACTACCACCCATCTAAGCCACAGACAATATCTAGAATCGCAGAATCGCCTCTCCACCGCCTCATAAACTGGGTTCATCATCAATGGAAAAGTAAAGAAGAGGTTCACACTCAAACCAAACTGAACAAGATTGCTCACCAATCCTGGCCCCAAGTTAGTAGTGATGATATCTTTGGTTGCTTCACCAAAGGCAAAGTAACCCAGAATTCCAAACACTCCATACAACAAAGAAATGAATGCCATACACAATCCCAGCACTTTTCCAAACTTATCCTTGTCCTTGGCCTCAGATTCTAGTGGCAATACCATGCCAATCCCTTCAAAGGCATATACAGCCACACccaaaccataaaagaaaacagaaaaCCCTCCAAAAGCCTCCAGCGGAGGCTTATTTTTTGAGAAGGCGACAACATCCTCCACCATCACCACACCCATAGCTCCAAGCTGAGCCACATCAGCAAAAATACTCAGCGGAGCCAAATGGGTCAGCGTTGGAATCGAATTCAAGCCCAATTGAAAAGGGAAACAACCCCATAAATACAAAGACTTGGGACTTAAAAAACCCAGAATTTTTTCATTTGATTGACGATTGAAGGCATAGGCAAAAGTGTTTGCGATAAAGATGAGATAGCTAACACAAAACCCGGCATGTGCAAGGACGATCATGGCATCCACAGCAAAACGACCAACGGGGCCACAAACAGCAAAACCCAGATCACCGAATGAGGCTACCTTGGAAAAGCCTCGAAGGGATTCAAGCTTGCGGCGAGTGCGGACGAGGAGAATCATACAGTAGCAAGTAAGAAAAGCAACAGAGAAGAGCATCATAGAACCCATAACCCATCCTGTTTTCTTGAAGGTGTAAGGGAGGCCCAGAACACCTGCTCCAACTATGGCTACGAGGAGGTTGGCAAAGGTCTTAAATGTGGAGGAGAGTGGCGTTTTCTTGCCTAGAAGTGGGGTGTCTTCTCTCGGAAATGATGGTACATGAAGCACATGCGAGGATGAGCTTGCTTCTTTATCAAATCCCATGCTTCCTGATTTGAAATCTGCGTTGAGAAGAGAGGATATAGAGGTGGGTCTGCAGAGTCGCTGGCTTTCAGAAATGAAATGAAGAAGAGATAATATATCTAAATATCTATCTTCCTTAGCTGGACAGAATACATATATTTATTTGAATATGAAGGAAGAGACCATTCAACTGCAAAATTGATATCTTCTTTTCTGCTGGACtcgtgattttatttttatttttatttttattttctattggagcaaaaataataatttatatatactatttcattcagcatatatttatttaaaatatatataagatattacaattttaaatataataatagacATCTAGATATAttagttataataattaataaataaattatgaaagcTTAGACATGtgatatttgaattaaattatttttattatttaacatgttattttgaaataattttaatatataatgttattattattttcttctttttttatatatataaaaaaaagaggtTAGGCACAGATTGGTTCCTGGATTACTTGATCTGACGGTGACTGCTCCTCCAAGCTTTAGGGTGATAAGCAATTGCGGGCTTGGCCATAAATTATCTTTGGATTATCAAAACGACATCTGCTAACTATCACATCACATCTATATCACGTCATAATTGATTTTTcattctaaaatgtttttttttttcaagtgatATTTGcgacaaaagaaaaaagataattGCGTGTAtgcagaaaagaaaattttaaaaaaaaatgctttTGCGATTGGAATTATGCTTTTTCAATTCTCCCACGATACATAGGCTCATTAGAAATACAACAACAATCATTTTTACCTTTTTAAATAACCGTCAATTActgattgaaaattttttattatatattttttaattattatatttatcaaccaataaaataaaaagcaaGCAATTAGCTAGTTGAATCAAATTCCGGAGAGATAAGAGGTGTGTGTTCTTGTCTTGAAACGGAAATGATCGAGTGTGGTACACAaactttattgatgatatgatGTCAGTATTCGTTGGCTAATAATTCAAGTCTTAATTCAATATAGATGTCAGTATTCAAATTGATTTggaattttttttgtaaaatacacagatataaaatttatcaactacacatttgaatataaaaaaagCATATAAAAAGCATTAGGAACAAATTTGACAAGTCTAATACAATCCAACCTTACAATTCAATAAACATCACAACCATAGTTTGTAAATTTTCTCATCCATTGATtacatcataattaaaattaatctaaataatttttagatttatatttaatattttttttttcctcaatcAAAAAGGAAACATGAAGGAAACGACATTGGCTTATGTAAAGGCTGCTAGCTATTCCCATATATCTGACCATACATTTGTTGCCCAAAAAgtcaaaagataaacaatgggAAAGATTAGATTCACCATGAGTTGTGAAATCTTCCCATTGTATGAAAACGTGATTGTGCTGATAATGTTATGGAGATAAAGGCCAGGGATTGGAGACTGGGGCCGCCTGCATCAAACTTCAAAAATGCATTTACATGTCAACGTCTCTGGTGGATGAGGGGATCGTTCTGCTCCACCAATTTTTATTTTCCCCAAAAAAAAGGGGAAACCCAGATGAGATACTTTCATGAAAAAGCTGGTAGGCCCATATCTGTAGTTTTCCCCACATGATCACCTTCCATCCTTCTCTGATATTGcccattttattttgatttttcattCTCCTTATCATTTACGACTCTGCTCCATCACCAAACGACAACCGACCAGCAAAGGAAACCTCCAAGAAAAGAAGCTAGAGTTCTTTTGTTTTTTCCCCCTCAATCCACTACAACGTCGCATTCACTGACATTGTTTGTGTTCTAGAATTTTCATTGTTACAACAACAaaacaaagagaaaaagaaaagggaaaaacaTCAAGAATTGTATACCTTATCTTTATATTAGAATTTTCTGTTATATCAGTAATAAATACAGATTATAACATACAGTACGGTCCTGGTCCTGGTCCTGCTCCTATTCTGTTTGAATTTCAGTTTCTTGTTTGATCCAGTAGACCTTATAGCTGTGCTTTTCAATATTAGCTCTGGTCTTCACCAGAATCTTCTACAAATTATACGAACCAAAATAAGATGACACTGGCATCAAACCTTGTGATTTACACCAAATGTCCCAAGATTTTACCCAGCGAACTGAGTGTTTCATTTGGTTGATCAGTGCAGCAAATTAACAGCATCAATTAAATCCCAGCATAAAAATCAGGCTTTTATAagggctttttgcaaaattagggacggaaaaaaaattattcgtGATTTAGAGCCGCAGAAAAATTATTTGTgaatttaaaattgaactgTCAGGTGGTAGCTGAAAAAAGAATCTAGTTTCTATTTGACAGGCGCCACAGCCTGAATGGCACCagccattctttttttttaaaatggccTAGCGTCGCTTAGAGTGACGCCAgaccattatttatttatttatttttatttatcttttttataaaattttaataatttataaaattataaaataatattattatataattaaaaaattactgatattatttaacaataatattacgatattaatttattaaaataataaaaaatttaatcattaaataaattatttttatatagctAATTATAACCCAAttgtttttatatatctaatattaatataatattaattttataattatgaaattatatattagagtaattttttatttaaaaattaataataaaatttattaaatattaatatattaaaattataaaaaatatttattattataaaaatatctaatattaTCTGATTACAACCACAGGTGCTTAGATCGCTAATACGGAAGTGTCAGGACCCCTCTTCacgtcaggcggccatttaattccttcAACGCGCATGCGGGCAGAGTTGCGAATTGACTAGGCTTGCTGTACTTCTTCAAGTCACATCAACGGGCTGGACTCCTCGTACTGGACCCAGACTTGCGCAGCCCGATCTGCCTCGTGTGGTCAGAATCGAAGATGCTGGACCGGCTAAATGAAGTGAATTTCTGAAACCTTAGACCTATTTCACTTTTTCGGGTTTAGCTTCCCCTAGAGTGAGAAAAGTCCGGCggttatcaaattatataataatatatttcataactcTCCAAAATATTATGACATTAATATTATTCTGTGATTATGTACTACTcagtccaataaaaataaatttaatttttataattttaaatatttttttaatcaataattttaaatatttatacactcatatattaattaatataaaataatggcTGGCGCCATTTAGAATGACGCCAAACTCTGACATCTGTCAAATAGGCGCCAGGCTCTGGCGCTCGTCAAATAGGCGCCAGGCTCTGGCGCTCGTCAAATAGGCGCCAGACTCTCTTTTCGGCCGCCACCTGGCAGTCAAACCCCAAATCCACAAATAATTTCTCTCCAACTCTAAATCCACAAATAATTCTTCCCCACCCCTACccctaattttgcaaaaagcctCTTTTATAGATTTCAAGAACTCCGAACATCAACATGATAATTCTGATGTCATTGTCGATTAAGGAAATTCAAACATATTGTTATCAAGGCAATTCTATTAGCTAATAAATCATGTCTTTATTATCCATTCCACTTTATCACCGACATGGATTATATTCCAGTTCTCTAACCAGATAGATTGTTGACTAAGACAAAGAAGCAATGAGTTCCATGTCAAATAATCTGGAGTTGCACCTTTTTCTACCATTTGTAAGAAGAGATTGAAAGCCTTCTGAAAGCTCCCCTTCCTACACAAAGCATCAATCAGAGGACCGTAACTTCCTATATCAGGCATGCAACCTCTTCCAATCATGTCATCAACAAGCTTCAAAGCACTCCCTTCTTTTCCTTGCCCAGAAAATCCACTAATAAGAGCATTAAATGTTGATGCAACAGGAAAATAACCGTGACCAATCATCTCATTCATGAGCTCAAACGCTTCCCGCAGAAACCCTTCTTGACAGAATCCATGAATTAAGCAATCATACAGAAGGACGTTTGGAATTCCACCTTCACTAGTTATTTGATCAAAAACCATCTTTGCATTTGCAATCTCACCCTTCTCGCAGAAGCCTAATAACCTCAAGCTCCTATCAACAGCTCCAGGAAATAAATTTTCCATCTTTATTAGAAACTCAAGTGCCTCATCCCACATATTGTTCTTGTAAAGACCATATAACACACTATTATAAGGACTAATACGACCCCCAGAAGCACCTTTAGACTCTTCCATCAATTCTAGGATCTTAAACCCATCTTTAATGCTACCCCATGAAAACATACCCTTGATTAGTGTATCATATGTATTAAAATTCCAACTGATCCCATCCGTTTTCATATCATTAAACATGTCAAGAGCCATATCCAGCATCCCAGACTCACAGAAACCAGATATCAATATATTGTATGTGTCCACATTAGGAAGGCATCCTTTTCTCTCCATCTCCTTCAAGAAGCGATGCCCAACTTTCACCTTCCCTAGTCTACAGAAGCCCCTTATCAGGGTGTTATAAGCCACAACATCAACCACACCTCCCTTGCTCTCGACTCTCTCTAATATCTCAACTGATTCCATCATACGGCCTGCATTGCAAAGAATTTCCACAACCTTAGTCACTGTAACAACATCGGGCACGAACCCAAAGCTGAAACTCTTTTCTAGCAATGTCAGAGCTTGTACTACATTATCTTCTTTACAGTACCCAGATATCAAAACATTGAAAGTCACATCATTAGGCTCCTCTATCTCATTCATCAAGCTCCTAGCTCTCCCAACTTTCCCATTCTTGCAAAGAGCGTGAAGAAGAGTATTGTATATAACAGCATTCGGCTTTATGCCTCTGGACTTCATAACCTGCAAAAGCTTGAAGCCATCTGCAATTCTATTAGTCAAGCAAAGACCCTTCATTAAAATCCCAAAAGTATAATCATCACCTTGAACGCCACTCCCCATCATTTTCTTTCTATAAAACTCCCTAGCCAGATCAATGTCCTCCTTAACAAGAACATCAAGTATCGAATTAAATACTTTCAAAGATGAGTTATTGCCAAACTTAGAAACCAAATCAGGTATCTGCATAACATCACGAATCATACGAGCCCGGCCAAGGCCTCGAACTATAGTGACAAAAATGTCTTCATCTGGTACAGAGCCGATTGAGTGGGGCATTTCGTCGAGCAGTTGCTTGACGGTATCAAAACGACGGAAAGTACATAGCTTGTGAATCAGAGCCCGATATGTGGAGTGTGAATGAGTGAAGTTGGGGAGTTGTGCGGCCCATTTGAAGGTCTGGATAGCCTGGGATGCAGACTTTTGGTCTAAAATTAGATAGGATATGTGTTGATGAGATGGGACCGAAAGGGGTGGCGTTGATGATGATGAGGAGGAGAAGCGTCTGGCTAGGAAGATGAGAAGTAATCTGGGATAAGCTGTTGTTAATTTTGAAAGAGGGCAGAGGTCGGGCATGGATTTAACGAGTAAGTTATTGCGCAGAGGAAATTTGGGGGGCACGAACGGGCGAATGGTTGAATCGCCTACAGTCTAAAAACCGATACCAACTTGCCAACCACATAGGAAACagttgataaatttattttggaTTTTTAGTCACATAGCTTAAGCTTGCATAAGCTGGTTTTATCAGCATTTATAGTTGCATCAGCCACGATCTGGTGAAACAAAAATAGGATGTTGGAGCACTTATAAGAATGATAATTTTGAAGGATTACGGCAGATCCGGTGAGAGAAGTTGCATGAAGATAATGGGATGTAGTGGGATTATTCCACAAGAGATGTGGGTTAGAGCCGAGGAGCCTCAGGACCTGGAGAAGGGCGTCAAGAAGCTGAGGGCCTCGAGCAGAATTTGGCTGGCAGGGTTGATTACAAGGTGGGCGGCTGGACATTTACTTTGGATTTGTAACTGGTGATTCTGGAATCTGAGGCATGGGTGCTACTGCTGTTGCAACTGGCTCTGATCCCCAGGATTTTCCGACCCCATTATTTCAATTTGTAGTTGTGTCGTGCCATATCACGTCTGTCTCTTAAACAAAATAACAAGTCTTAAAAAGTCGTTGTGCATAGACGTTAATTTTCATGCTCAATTTGTTTAGCAAGTTAATTGAAGAAACAGTGACTTTTGAATCACGGTGAGAAGAGAAGGCAATGACATGGGTAATATTAACCTTCTAAATAACTATACACTAATAGAGTCCATCCACGTAGACAAATAAAATCGACTTGTCATTCCATTGAAAGGAAAAGAGTTTACAAATAACTCagtaagtaaaatatatatttcatagcTATTccctttaaatatataaaaaaaaaagaagaaaaatacccTTGCTCAATTAAGTTTTTCTACAAACTTATTCTACAATTAAATTGGTGTAATTGCTACTCTCAACACGTTATTTGCAATAGACACATCGATCTTCTTCTCATGTGCAGACTGCAGGGCCAAACCAAGAGCTCACCTCGCATGCCACCAAAATGACTACAACTACATAGACACTAGAAAgcgtcttttttaaaaaaaaagaaaaaaagtaacCCTAATTAACTATGCAAATTACCTCAAATATACAGGATATTTAGGTTCGAGAAATCAGCATTTCCAGCTGCAGCAGGTAGCATACTAGCAGACTTGACTTGGAAAAGTCCCTAGCCAACTGTGAAAGTTCCAATTTTCTCCCCTTTTTTACGAGTTGCAAGCAGTTTTTGCTCAAATGGCATTATCCAACACACCCTTGAGAAGATCCAGCCCCTCAGCTGATATGCTCCTTCTTTTATGGGATCTAGGCATTTCAATCTTAGGAGGTGGATCAGGAGAGAAACAGACCACTACCACTGTCAGATTGTCACAGGAATTGCGCCGGATTGCCTCCTTGACAAGTGCTTTTGAACACTGCTCAGGATCATTATGAATCATAAGTTCCTTCCTCACAATTGTAACTGCAAACTGGCTGCTCATCACATCCCACAGGCCATCACAGCCAATTATCAAAAACTCATCTTCTTCTGTCAGGTTAATCTCTTCAAACTCGGGCTCAGCACTCAAGGGACTCTTTGAACCTTCAGCACCCTTAATGTGCCAATCCCCAAGAGCACGAGCCACAGATAATTGGCCATCAAGGTAGCCATCATAGATCACACCTCCTAGTCTCTCAATTCTTAGCCGCTCAGAGGTGCAGTTAGGTTTGTGGTCTTTTGATAGTTCAACTGCCCTTCCCCGTTTGCCCAAAACAGCTCTAGAATCACCAGCATTCGCGATAAGCATGGTCCTAGAAGAGTGCAGATCAAACAAATAATTGCAACAAAGTATGACTTAATAAAAACTAGCATTAGTGCAGCTTTAATAACCCTATCACTGAAACTCAAGAATAGATTTACAAGCAAAATTAACGGGTAGACACAAACTCTTAGTTTCTCACCTTCCCAAGATAAGGGCAGTTAAAGCAGTAGTGCCAGAGGAACTATCAACAGATTTACTATCAGCAAGGGCATGATCAGCCTTCACAAAGGCACTCTTAATTGCTTTTTTTGTGCCAGATGGAAACTGTGAATCTTCAACAATAAATTTAAGTATGTTCTTTCTGGTAAATGATGCTGCATCAGTGCCACCATGCCCATCAAACACCTGaacaaataaactgaaatttaCGCAACAGCTCAACCAATGAATCATTTACAAGACAAATGTATGAGAAATTATACATTGATGGTTTTCATTTTCTGCTTGCTGGTAGGAACTTATATCAAACTAAGTAAttcttaaaaagaaagaaaaggttaATGTCCTATGTGGGAAAATTCATTACGCTATTCTCAAGGATGTAAAACTCCATTTATGGAACTTCTCGAGTAAGAATTTATATGTATTTCTGAATAATTgaagaatatatatatgtatttctGGATAATTTAAGTATCTTAAGCTATTGGCAACTCACACACCCCATAAAATGCTCCAGAAACAGGGCAGTTTACAGCTGTAGAAAGATATTGATGTAGATTGTCCACCCTTATGTACTCATCCTCCATGTACTGCTTTGGTCCTTTATCAGAACAACTTCCTGAGCGAAATATAGGTAGATATCCAGAGTTCTCAGTAGATGGCGACTTCAAGCCGACAATTCCGACATCTAATTCCTATACAAATGAAGATAGTGGATAATTGAATGAAATCCAAGTCTTTTCTCACGGATTATACAACAATATTCAATCAACTGATCAAAACTTTGCACCTATTAATAACTTTTGCATTGAATATCCTAACCAGTCAAAGACATTCCCAAGTACAAGCTTAAACACAGACAAAATTGCATACATGCAAACTGGTTGATTGGAGGCTTAAGATAAACGCAAAAGCTCCTCAAAATTAATTGCAATACATTGGTTTCTGTATGTATAGCGAgttctgttaaaaaaaaaaaaaagaagaaaacataTCTTCATCTTAGCAGGATCTTTCAGAAAACCAGGACGGATTAACTTCCTATTTTTCCAACAATTGTAAACAGGTATACATTATTTCTGAGGAGGAAAGAAACTAATATCGAACTGCAGAAATTAGATTCAAATTTCTTGGATGAAGACAACATTGTTCTTTCCTCTTTTTCCTCACCCACATTAACTCATTGGAGATTCACTTGAATAACTCTCAGCTTAGATCTTGATTAATGAAGCCAAATTGCATAATGGAATAGGAAACAAAATTAACTCACAACCAGGAAACATAAAAAAGAAACATATAATGGACAGGTGGGTAGGATCAGAAGGCGATTAGAACTCACAGGATTATGCAGAATTGCTGTGCTGCTGCAATGCCTAATGCAAGAGAGGTTTCTTGGAGGTTTGCCGGTTGTCGATTGGCTCAAATTCTCAGAAGCATCATTATGTTCATTCCCCACGACAGGCAAACTGCCATTACTCGAATTACATCCAACCTCCCATGCTGGTATCTGGCGTGAAACATCAGTAGCTGAAGCCATTGTCGAAGCTTAATCCATTCTCAATCCCAAAAgcaaaagaacaaaagaaaaagggaaaaaaaaaagatgaaatgAAATGATGAAACAGAAACAACTGCACTTAGCTGGACACTTCCATAGCTTAAAGAGAAGCAATCTTAAATAGATAAATCCCAAGGTCCCAGACAGCAAAAATTAGCTGTCACCAAATATTCAAGCCAAAGCACAGGATCCAAGATTAAGATGAACCCTAATCAAGAATTTGTGAGACATAACAAGCTCTTTTCCAACCAGGAAAATTACAGCACTCCATTTCTTCTGTTGCGTAAGGGACCGACCCCACCATTGGAACTTCCCTTCAAATCAAGATTCAGGAAGAAAAACCAGACAAGAAGTCCCAAAAAAAAGgggagaagaaatgaaagattgGAGAAGCGTTGATTGCTGTTCAATCCAtgttaaagaaagaaaagagacgAGGCTTAAAGGTAAAGCCATAGCATAGAAGTAGGGAAGTAAGGACCATTGAGAGGAAAGAGAAGGTTTATAGCATGTGGCTGGGTGAGTGTGGATTGCAGGTTTTGCGGTCGCCATTGTAGGGAATCGAAAGGAAGACGGGATACTGACACGTACGTGGTTTCGCAAACACAAAGGTGGCTTCGTGTTCTAACGCTGGTTTCATGCTTCTTCCTCCCGCCTCGCAGATGTTTATAAATTGAAATTCATATGGTCTGTTTAAtcatttaattagtttttttttttttttttacattttttaattttataatataccaGGTCTTAGCCTCTATttatatggaaaatattttttaagaaatatttattttttattatttaattataatattagaaatttatttaaaaacctctatttattctataaaaatatttaaaaaatatttttaatttttatgtctaaaatattaaaaaaaatttaatcagtttaaaatatttttcttaataaataaaaaattaaaattattattt
The Manihot esculenta cultivar AM560-2 chromosome 1, M.esculenta_v8, whole genome shotgun sequence genome window above contains:
- the LOC110609516 gene encoding amino acid transporter AVT3B, whose amino-acid sequence is MGFDKEASSSSHVLHVPSFPREDTPLLGKKTPLSSTFKTFANLLVAIVGAGVLGLPYTFKKTGWVMGSMMLFSVAFLTCYCMILLVRTRRKLESLRGFSKVASFGDLGFAVCGPVGRFAVDAMIVLAHAGFCVSYLIFIANTFAYAFNRQSNEKILGFLSPKSLYLWGCFPFQLGLNSIPTLTHLAPLSIFADVAQLGAMGVVMVEDVVAFSKNKPPLEAFGGFSVFFYGLGVAVYAFEGIGMVLPLESEAKDKDKFGKVLGLCMAFISLLYGVFGILGYFAFGEATKDIITTNLGPGLVSNLVQFGLSVNLFFTFPLMMNPVYEAVERRFCDSRYCLWLRWVVVFAVTMVAMSIPNFADFLSLVGSSVCCTLAFVLPALFHLMVFKEELDWSGLVIDSAIVVFGVVVAVAGTWFSLLEIFGPKSS
- the LOC110619622 gene encoding pentatricopeptide repeat-containing protein At2g17525, mitochondrial; amino-acid sequence: MPDLCPLSKLTTAYPRLLLIFLARRFSSSSSSTPPLSVPSHQHISYLILDQKSASQAIQTFKWAAQLPNFTHSHSTYRALIHKLCTFRRFDTVKQLLDEMPHSIGSVPDEDIFVTIVRGLGRARMIRDVMQIPDLVSKFGNNSSLKVFNSILDVLVKEDIDLAREFYRKKMMGSGVQGDDYTFGILMKGLCLTNRIADGFKLLQVMKSRGIKPNAVIYNTLLHALCKNGKVGRARSLMNEIEEPNDVTFNVLISGYCKEDNVVQALTLLEKSFSFGFVPDVVTVTKVVEILCNAGRMMESVEILERVESKGGVVDVVAYNTLIRGFCRLGKVKVGHRFLKEMERKGCLPNVDTYNILISGFCESGMLDMALDMFNDMKTDGISWNFNTYDTLIKGMFSWGSIKDGFKILELMEESKGASGGRISPYNSVLYGLYKNNMWDEALEFLIKMENLFPGAVDRSLRLLGFCEKGEIANAKMVFDQITSEGGIPNVLLYDCLIHGFCQEGFLREAFELMNEMIGHGYFPVASTFNALISGFSGQGKEGSALKLVDDMIGRGCMPDIGSYGPLIDALCRKGSFQKAFNLFLQMVEKGATPDYLTWNSLLLCLSQQSIWLENWNIIHVGDKVEWIIKT
- the LOC110631124 gene encoding probable protein phosphatase 2C 47 is translated as MASATDVSRQIPAWEVGCNSSNGSLPVVGNEHNDASENLSQSTTGKPPRNLSCIRHCSSTAILHNPELDVGIVGLKSPSTENSGYLPIFRSGSCSDKGPKQYMEDEYIRVDNLHQYLSTAVNCPVSGAFYGVFDGHGGTDAASFTRKNILKFIVEDSQFPSGTKKAIKSAFVKADHALADSKSVDSSSGTTALTALILGRTMLIANAGDSRAVLGKRGRAVELSKDHKPNCTSERLRIERLGGVIYDGYLDGQLSVARALGDWHIKGAEGSKSPLSAEPEFEEINLTEEDEFLIIGCDGLWDVMSSQFAVTIVRKELMIHNDPEQCSKALVKEAIRRNSCDNLTVVVVCFSPDPPPKIEMPRSHKRRSISAEGLDLLKGVLDNAI